One stretch of Ornithinimicrobium ciconiae DNA includes these proteins:
- the pabB gene encoding aminodeoxychorismate synthase component I has product MLLIDNVDSFTYNIADLLHRVLGQAPTVWAQDHRGDLTGFAAIVVGPGPGRPQRTADMGLSLLALQQREIPVLGICLGHQGLAHLAGDAVVELAAPMHGRVSEVVHDGTGIFEAVPSQFRAVRYHSLEVRAGSSPSLLVTARAADDGVVMALADPGARRWGLQFHPESVLSEHGEQLVANFLRLAGVRVAGVRVAGAETARRPVTDGDRQPVAIGDVHQPLPTSTAGARRVRVAGVALGPAPDTWTLHQRVFADSPTAFWLDASGATSSPGTGLASARCSVLGDASGPLSYLLTHRVASGDDGPVTELSTGERLTGPLLPNLARLRNRLQLVDAADPLGAAEPAGRFRPGFVGYLGYELKAELGGSAAHVSPHPDARLVLADRALVVDHEQGVLHAVYLWDEEVRAAQEAWVEAVRSELATLPLPDADRAGARIVHSGFGALREGSMQVDGRGGRQGPADELAVGERPVDGPVDATFRHTEASYLDLIAQCQEQIRAGESYEICLTNTASWPGLVDEVELARQMRTVSPVPFAAWLRGPGPTVLSASPERFVSVTADGMVEARPIKGTRPRGTEPATDAALAEELRSSVKERAENLMIVDLLRNDLHRVCRSGSVHVPEIFEVESYATVHQLVSTVRGQLAEGMDCLDVIGTCFPGGSMTGAPKVRTMEILDRLEGGTRGVYSGALGWIGLDGAMDLSIVIRTVTLVDGTAGFGVGGAITALSDPAEEYAETQVKAAALTSALRAATVCRKVRRNRTGRSSPVRKEPDRDR; this is encoded by the coding sequence GTGCTGCTGATCGACAATGTCGACAGCTTCACCTACAACATCGCTGACCTGCTGCACCGCGTCCTCGGGCAGGCGCCGACCGTCTGGGCGCAGGACCACCGCGGGGACCTCACCGGGTTTGCTGCGATCGTCGTGGGACCGGGTCCGGGCCGGCCACAGCGTACCGCCGACATGGGGCTGAGCCTGCTCGCACTGCAGCAGCGGGAGATCCCGGTCCTCGGGATCTGCCTGGGCCATCAGGGCCTCGCGCACCTCGCCGGTGATGCGGTCGTCGAGCTCGCAGCCCCGATGCACGGCCGGGTGAGCGAGGTGGTGCACGACGGCACCGGGATCTTCGAGGCGGTGCCCTCCCAGTTTCGTGCCGTGCGCTATCACTCCCTGGAGGTCCGAGCGGGCTCGTCGCCATCTCTCCTCGTCACCGCACGGGCCGCGGACGACGGTGTCGTCATGGCGCTCGCGGACCCCGGTGCTCGACGGTGGGGTCTGCAGTTCCACCCGGAGTCGGTGCTGTCCGAGCACGGCGAGCAGCTGGTTGCCAATTTCCTGCGCCTGGCGGGGGTGCGGGTTGCGGGCGTGCGGGTGGCGGGGGCGGAGACGGCACGTCGGCCCGTCACGGACGGGGACCGTCAACCCGTAGCGATCGGTGACGTGCACCAGCCCCTGCCCACCTCGACCGCCGGTGCCCGCCGCGTGCGCGTTGCGGGGGTGGCGCTGGGCCCGGCACCGGACACCTGGACGTTGCATCAGAGGGTGTTTGCCGACAGCCCCACGGCGTTCTGGCTGGATGCCTCAGGTGCAACGTCGTCCCCCGGGACGGGCCTTGCGTCGGCACGATGCTCCGTGCTGGGGGACGCGTCTGGGCCGCTGTCCTATCTGTTGACGCACCGGGTGGCGTCGGGCGACGACGGCCCCGTCACCGAACTCTCGACCGGGGAAAGGTTGACAGGTCCGCTGCTGCCGAACCTGGCTCGACTGCGCAACCGTCTGCAACTGGTCGATGCTGCTGACCCGCTTGGTGCTGCTGAGCCGGCGGGGAGGTTCCGACCCGGGTTCGTGGGATACCTGGGCTATGAACTCAAGGCCGAGCTCGGCGGCAGCGCCGCGCACGTCTCACCGCACCCAGATGCCCGGCTCGTGCTGGCCGACCGGGCGCTGGTGGTCGACCACGAGCAGGGGGTCCTCCACGCGGTCTACCTCTGGGACGAGGAGGTCCGGGCCGCGCAGGAGGCCTGGGTTGAGGCAGTGCGCTCCGAGCTCGCCACCCTGCCGTTGCCCGACGCCGACCGTGCAGGTGCACGCATCGTTCACAGCGGTTTCGGCGCGTTGCGTGAAGGATCCATGCAGGTGGACGGACGGGGTGGACGGCAGGGGCCGGCGGATGAGCTGGCCGTGGGGGAGAGGCCAGTGGACGGTCCGGTGGACGCGACCTTCCGGCACACCGAGGCGTCCTACCTGGACCTGATCGCCCAGTGCCAAGAGCAGATCCGGGCGGGGGAGTCCTACGAGATCTGCCTGACCAACACCGCCTCGTGGCCCGGCCTGGTCGACGAGGTCGAGCTCGCCAGGCAGATGCGGACCGTCAGCCCGGTGCCCTTCGCTGCCTGGCTGCGCGGCCCCGGGCCGACCGTGCTCAGCGCCTCGCCCGAACGGTTCGTGTCGGTGACCGCCGACGGGATGGTCGAGGCCCGCCCGATCAAGGGGACCCGTCCTCGCGGAACTGAGCCGGCGACCGACGCGGCGCTCGCCGAGGAGCTGCGCAGCAGCGTCAAGGAGCGGGCCGAGAACCTGATGATCGTCGACCTGCTGCGAAACGACCTGCACCGCGTCTGCCGCTCCGGGTCGGTGCACGTGCCGGAGATCTTCGAGGTGGAGAGCTATGCCACGGTCCACCAGCTGGTCTCCACCGTGCGCGGACAGCTGGCCGAGGGCATGGACTGTCTGGACGTGATCGGCACATGTTTCCCCGGCGGCTCGATGACCGGCGCGCCCAAGGTCCGCACGATGGAGATCCTGGACCGGCTCGAGGGCGGGACGCGCGGGGTCTACTCCGGCGCGCTCGGCTGGATCGGGCTCGACGGCGCGATGGACCTGTCGATCGTGATCCGCACCGTCACGCTGGTCGACGGGACGGCCGGGTTCGGTGTCGGGGGCGCCATCACGGCCCTGTCCGACCCTGCCGAGGAGTATGCCGAGACACAAGTGAAGGCGGCAGCCCTCACCTCCGCGCTGCGAGCGGCCACGGTGTGCCGGAAGGTGCGCAGGAACCGGACGGGGAGAAGCTCTCCGGTGCGCAAGGAACCGGACCGGGATAGGTAA
- a CDS encoding dodecin, producing MANHVYAISELVGSSPDGVEAAVANALTSASSTVRNLDWFEVTQIRGHLGDDGQVADWQVGIKLGFRVDK from the coding sequence ATGGCCAATCACGTCTATGCCATCTCCGAGCTGGTCGGCAGCTCCCCCGACGGTGTGGAGGCAGCGGTCGCTAACGCCTTGACGTCTGCCAGCTCGACCGTGCGCAACCTCGACTGGTTCGAGGTGACCCAGATCCGGGGTCACCTCGGCGACGACGGACAGGTCGCTGACTGGCAGGTCGGCATCAAACTGGGCTTCCGCGTCGACAAGTAG
- a CDS encoding ABC transporter permease — protein MTTTTQTRPVIQTRRTTPASVLSDSWVIAKRNLIKIKRVPEILVFILMSPIMFVLLFAYVFGGAITPGDPEQYREFLIAGIFAQTVVFGATFTGAGLAEDMQKGIIDRFRSLPMSRAAVLIGRTASDVIYNVLTLIIMALTGLLVGWRIRGSLFDAVAGFALLLVFAYAFSWVMAYVGLLVPSVEVINNASFMVIMPLTFISNAFVPLESFPAPLQVFAEWNPVSTVTQAARDLFGNNLPMAAPSEAWSLQNPVLYTLIWAVLIVLIFAPLSIARYRRTSA, from the coding sequence ATGACGACCACAACACAGACCCGTCCGGTGATCCAGACGCGGCGGACCACCCCGGCCAGCGTGCTCAGTGACAGCTGGGTGATCGCCAAGCGCAACCTGATCAAGATCAAGCGAGTGCCAGAGATCCTGGTCTTCATCCTGATGTCGCCGATCATGTTTGTGCTGCTCTTCGCCTACGTTTTTGGTGGGGCCATTACCCCGGGCGACCCGGAGCAGTACCGCGAGTTCCTCATCGCCGGCATCTTCGCCCAGACCGTCGTGTTCGGGGCGACCTTCACCGGAGCCGGGCTGGCCGAGGACATGCAGAAGGGGATCATCGACCGGTTCCGGTCGCTGCCGATGTCCCGGGCTGCCGTGCTCATCGGGCGGACCGCCTCGGACGTGATCTATAACGTCCTGACGTTGATCATCATGGCGTTGACCGGTCTGCTGGTCGGTTGGCGGATCCGGGGCTCGCTCTTCGACGCCGTCGCGGGATTCGCCTTGCTGCTGGTCTTTGCCTATGCGTTCAGCTGGGTGATGGCCTATGTCGGCTTGCTGGTGCCCAGCGTCGAGGTCATTAACAACGCCTCGTTCATGGTGATCATGCCGCTGACCTTCATCTCCAACGCCTTCGTGCCGCTGGAGTCCTTCCCGGCCCCGCTGCAGGTCTTTGCGGAGTGGAACCCGGTCTCGACGGTGACCCAGGCGGCCCGGGACTTGTTTGGCAACAATCTGCCGATGGCTGCGCCGTCCGAGGCGTGGTCCTTGCAGAACCCGGTGCTCTACACCCTGATCTGGGCCGTTCTGATCGTGCTGATCTTCGCGCCCCTGTCGATCGCCCGCTACCGGCGGACCTCCGCCTAG
- a CDS encoding ICP22 family protein, with protein MKPRLLLNRRATSALAAAGLVLTLAACGSDDEPEVEPADPQTAVEAETSDGAGDETSGDDAASVRSEGVDETAGDGAAGGDDPTDATTGGTGESTDGGATGDEGSDDGTGADDGTAGSDDDGTAAAGDSGVEADIEAARAGLARYLEANMPETPQTSTNIPGCPAIEQTVLEAALAGVGYPDTVLGGWTTEIEWDEYEDVGDDVIGIVCGGDSDGDPNNSDYGVASGIAAVDLKGTAATPDMLFPGAEVQPGHAELGGEVVTMCDDDLCFALWNRDDLVIGTVLNTAGVDEASARALLDATLPTILETLATN; from the coding sequence ATGAAGCCACGACTGCTGCTGAACCGCCGCGCCACCTCCGCCCTCGCTGCCGCGGGACTCGTCCTGACTCTCGCCGCGTGCGGGTCCGACGACGAGCCCGAGGTGGAGCCGGCCGACCCACAGACGGCGGTGGAGGCTGAGACCTCTGACGGCGCCGGGGATGAGACGTCAGGCGACGACGCGGCCAGTGTGCGCAGCGAGGGCGTCGACGAGACGGCTGGGGACGGCGCTGCTGGTGGCGACGACCCGACTGACGCCACCACTGGCGGCACCGGGGAGAGCACCGACGGTGGTGCCACTGGCGATGAGGGGAGTGACGACGGCACCGGGGCTGACGACGGCACCGCTGGGTCGGACGACGACGGGACTGCGGCGGCCGGGGACTCCGGGGTCGAGGCGGACATCGAGGCTGCTAGGGCAGGGCTGGCGCGTTATCTCGAGGCCAACATGCCGGAAACCCCGCAGACGAGCACCAACATTCCCGGTTGCCCCGCCATCGAGCAGACGGTGCTGGAGGCGGCTCTCGCCGGCGTCGGCTACCCGGACACCGTCCTGGGCGGCTGGACCACCGAGATCGAGTGGGACGAGTACGAGGACGTCGGCGACGATGTCATCGGCATCGTTTGCGGCGGGGACAGCGACGGCGATCCCAACAACTCCGACTACGGGGTGGCGAGCGGGATCGCGGCCGTCGACCTGAAGGGCACGGCCGCCACCCCCGACATGCTGTTCCCGGGTGCAGAGGTGCAGCCAGGGCATGCGGAGCTCGGCGGCGAGGTCGTGACGATGTGCGACGACGACCTGTGCTTTGCACTCTGGAACCGGGACGACCTGGTCATCGGCACGGTCCTCAACACTGCGGGCGTCGACGAGGCGAGTGCACGGGCCCTGCTCGACGCCACGCTGCCGACGATCCTGGAGACGCTCGCCACGAACTGA
- a CDS encoding CueP family metal-binding protein: MPSRIRSTALTTVATGLTAALLLTGCSDEPESATSPAEATTTARADTLLSAHGLEGKDARTLIDELDATPVAERSSEFMAAIQVDRLVISDGSGATTSLALPTEEFYVSIAPFVDQTHECFFHSLTTCRGELANQAIDVEVIDDSGTVLVDETMTTFDNGFLGLWLPRDISATVTLEANGRTVTDTLSTGADDPTCVTTLQLV, translated from the coding sequence ATGCCTTCGCGGATCCGTTCGACTGCCCTGACAACCGTCGCCACCGGCCTCACCGCCGCACTCCTGCTGACGGGCTGCTCGGATGAGCCCGAGTCCGCCACCTCTCCGGCAGAGGCCACCACCACCGCCCGGGCGGACACGCTGCTCTCCGCCCACGGACTCGAGGGCAAGGACGCCCGCACGCTCATCGACGAGCTGGATGCCACCCCGGTGGCGGAGCGGTCGAGCGAGTTCATGGCAGCGATCCAGGTGGACAGGCTCGTCATCTCCGACGGCAGCGGGGCCACGACCTCCCTCGCCCTGCCGACCGAGGAGTTCTATGTCTCGATCGCGCCCTTCGTCGACCAGACCCACGAGTGCTTCTTCCACAGCCTGACCACCTGCCGGGGCGAGCTGGCCAACCAGGCCATCGACGTGGAGGTCATCGACGACTCCGGGACGGTGCTCGTGGACGAGACGATGACGACCTTCGACAACGGCTTCCTCGGGCTGTGGCTCCCCCGGGACATCAGCGCCACGGTCACCCTGGAGGCCAACGGCCGCACTGTGACGGACACCCTCTCCACCGGGGCCGACGACCCGACCTGCGTGACGACACTCCAACTGGTCTGA
- a CDS encoding lipase family protein, which produces MTRLPSLPRWGLVLVGVLAVGVGVVLATRPLTSLQALGLYLGLALVLLGGLGLIRGRSEWDALDTARATGAVVLGVLVLLWLRHDFDLLALAVGAALVISGLRRLWMAARGVSGAGAVDRLASGLLAGAEILVGLLALRWPDLTLLAAAVIFAVRLVVHGVRLIGRGLAKPQRAEVRAGQHRAWLRLTGSVLALLLALGAGVLGYQARTHAPAVDAFYATPDDLPAEPGVLLRSEPFTRDVPAGATGWRILYTTTAADGLPATASGLVLTPDDVDGPAPVIAWAHGTTGWATQCAPTLLTHPFEAGAMPALEPLVAQGWALVATDYTGLGTPGPHPYLIGAGEGHSVLDGIRAAQQLTDADLASETVVWGHSQGGHAALWTGQLAPDYAPDLDLLGIVAMAPAADVTALAQSLPTVSGGELFSSYVIAAYAAHYPGVTLEEQVIPPARTLVREMSGRCLAEPSILASLVSVLSLARDQSVYAIPPTEGALGEALAENIPTGPFPVPLLIAQGEADTLIQPTDQQAYVDRLCAAGQSPEYRIYPGRDHLSVVEPESALIDDLLAWTTNRFAGAPAEDGCG; this is translated from the coding sequence GTGACCAGGCTGCCGTCCTTGCCCCGGTGGGGACTGGTCCTGGTCGGGGTGCTGGCCGTGGGGGTGGGCGTCGTGCTCGCGACCCGGCCGCTGACCTCGCTGCAGGCCCTCGGGCTCTATCTCGGATTGGCTCTGGTGCTGCTGGGTGGACTCGGTCTGATCCGGGGGCGGAGTGAGTGGGACGCCTTGGACACGGCGCGGGCGACCGGGGCGGTGGTCCTCGGAGTGCTGGTCCTGCTCTGGTTGCGCCACGACTTCGACCTGCTGGCCCTGGCTGTGGGTGCCGCCCTGGTCATCTCCGGACTGCGCCGGCTGTGGATGGCGGCACGAGGGGTCAGCGGCGCGGGTGCTGTCGACCGGCTCGCCAGCGGTCTGCTCGCCGGCGCGGAGATCCTGGTCGGTCTCCTGGCACTGCGCTGGCCGGACCTGACTCTGCTGGCCGCGGCCGTGATCTTTGCCGTCCGGCTCGTGGTGCACGGGGTGCGCCTCATCGGTCGCGGCCTGGCAAAACCCCAACGCGCTGAGGTCCGCGCCGGGCAGCACCGTGCCTGGCTCCGCCTCACCGGCAGCGTCCTGGCGCTCCTCCTGGCACTCGGCGCCGGTGTCCTGGGCTACCAGGCCCGCACCCACGCCCCGGCCGTCGATGCCTTCTATGCCACGCCCGATGACCTGCCGGCCGAGCCCGGGGTCCTGCTGCGCAGCGAGCCGTTCACCCGCGACGTGCCTGCGGGCGCCACCGGGTGGCGCATCCTCTACACGACCACCGCTGCAGACGGCTTGCCCGCCACCGCCAGTGGCCTCGTGCTCACCCCCGACGACGTCGACGGCCCGGCCCCGGTGATCGCCTGGGCGCACGGCACCACAGGCTGGGCCACCCAGTGCGCCCCGACCCTGCTGACCCACCCGTTCGAGGCCGGCGCGATGCCGGCCCTGGAGCCGCTCGTCGCCCAGGGCTGGGCACTGGTCGCCACCGACTACACCGGACTCGGCACCCCTGGTCCCCATCCCTATCTCATCGGCGCGGGTGAAGGACACTCGGTGCTGGACGGCATACGCGCAGCCCAACAGCTCACCGACGCTGACCTGGCCTCCGAGACCGTGGTCTGGGGGCACTCCCAGGGCGGGCACGCGGCGCTGTGGACCGGCCAGCTCGCGCCGGACTACGCCCCCGACCTCGACCTGCTCGGCATCGTGGCGATGGCCCCCGCCGCCGACGTGACCGCCCTGGCACAGAGTCTGCCCACGGTCAGCGGCGGCGAGCTCTTCTCCTCCTATGTCATCGCCGCCTATGCCGCCCACTACCCCGGCGTCACGCTCGAGGAGCAGGTCATTCCCCCGGCGCGGACCCTGGTGCGCGAGATGTCCGGTCGGTGCCTGGCCGAACCAAGCATTCTGGCCTCCCTGGTCTCGGTGCTGTCGCTGGCCCGCGACCAGTCCGTCTACGCGATCCCGCCCACCGAAGGCGCGCTCGGCGAGGCGCTGGCCGAGAACATCCCGACCGGGCCGTTCCCGGTGCCGCTGCTGATCGCCCAGGGCGAGGCCGACACGCTGATCCAACCCACCGACCAGCAGGCGTATGTCGACCGGCTCTGTGCCGCAGGCCAGTCACCCGAGTACCGGATCTACCCCGGACGCGACCATCTGTCGGTCGTGGAGCCCGAGTCGGCACTCATCGACGACCTGCTCGCCTGGACCACCAACCGGTTTGCCGGTGCTCCCGCGGAGGACGGCTGCGGCTAG
- a CDS encoding MMPL family transporter, with protein MVVLLGLLLGAGIMVGLGEAEREPHPTDAVPAGADSTRAVELQEQLPTEDTATAIIVFSADEIGGSLGDLEQVVADLDTGAEGPPAFVQPAEDGTAAISVVNVPAKTATEVADSVAGLRSDLADAAPEGVEVQVTGPAAVRADLTEVFAGANTTLLAFTASVVAILLLITYRSPFLWLIPLTVVGIADRTAAILATQVLAGFGVPWDESTIGILSVLVFGAGTNYALLLISRYRDELRIHEDRHEAMAAALPRTAEAVLASAATVVVGVLTLLLSLTPNTRGLGLASAVGILVAAAAVLLVLPATLVLFGRWIFWPRVPHVGEEGQARRRSAWRRIGDRVAVRPSAFVGGTLTLLAVMAFGLTQIQLGLPASEQFTDKPEAITAAERLAESFPEGAADPTTVVTATEEESAVEQLVADLEALEPVGSVSVGAQGGGVTQLNLVLTAASDSPDSQAALDEVRTVTAEVPQTHVGGTAAEAADTADAGARDRLVILPLILGLVLVALMGILRSVLAPVILVASVIASFAAALGVSWWLFTEVLGFSGLDPIVPLYSFLFLVALGVDYNIFLITRTLEEARAVGTREGVLRALSATGGVITSAGILLAAVFAVLGVLPLVVLAQVGAVICIGVLLDTLLVRTVLVPAIVLILGERFWWPRRVERVRQVGQVGQVEAVQPAAPAPSEAGRHRES; from the coding sequence ATGGTCGTCCTCCTGGGACTGCTGCTCGGCGCCGGCATCATGGTCGGCCTGGGCGAGGCGGAGCGCGAGCCGCATCCCACGGACGCCGTGCCCGCCGGGGCCGACTCGACCCGCGCGGTCGAGCTGCAGGAGCAACTGCCCACCGAGGACACCGCCACCGCCATCATCGTCTTCAGCGCGGACGAGATCGGCGGATCGCTCGGCGACCTCGAGCAGGTCGTGGCAGACCTGGACACCGGCGCTGAAGGGCCTCCCGCGTTTGTGCAGCCTGCCGAGGACGGCACGGCGGCGATCTCGGTCGTCAACGTCCCCGCCAAGACCGCCACCGAGGTCGCCGACTCGGTGGCTGGCCTGCGCAGCGACCTGGCTGACGCCGCACCTGAGGGCGTCGAGGTCCAGGTCACCGGCCCGGCGGCCGTCCGGGCCGACCTCACCGAGGTCTTCGCCGGGGCCAACACGACACTGCTGGCGTTCACCGCGTCCGTGGTCGCGATCCTGCTGCTCATCACCTACCGCAGCCCGTTCCTGTGGCTCATCCCCCTGACCGTCGTCGGGATCGCCGACCGGACGGCCGCCATCCTGGCAACGCAAGTGCTCGCCGGCTTCGGTGTCCCGTGGGACGAGTCCACGATCGGCATCCTGTCGGTGCTGGTCTTCGGTGCCGGCACCAACTACGCCCTGCTGCTGATCTCGCGCTACCGCGACGAGTTGCGCATCCATGAGGACCGGCACGAGGCGATGGCGGCGGCACTGCCGCGCACCGCCGAGGCGGTGCTGGCCAGCGCAGCGACCGTCGTGGTGGGCGTGCTGACCCTGCTGCTCTCCCTCACCCCCAACACCCGCGGTCTGGGCCTGGCCAGCGCCGTCGGCATCCTCGTTGCGGCCGCGGCTGTGCTGCTCGTGCTGCCGGCAACCCTCGTGCTCTTCGGTCGCTGGATCTTCTGGCCCCGCGTGCCGCACGTCGGTGAGGAGGGCCAGGCCAGGCGACGGTCGGCATGGCGCCGCATCGGCGACCGGGTTGCCGTCCGTCCCTCCGCCTTTGTCGGCGGCACCCTGACGCTACTCGCCGTGATGGCTTTTGGCCTGACCCAGATCCAGCTCGGCCTGCCTGCCTCGGAGCAGTTCACCGACAAGCCCGAGGCGATCACCGCAGCCGAGCGGCTGGCGGAGTCATTTCCGGAGGGCGCCGCCGACCCCACCACCGTGGTGACGGCCACCGAGGAAGAGTCTGCGGTCGAGCAGCTCGTCGCCGACCTGGAGGCGCTCGAGCCCGTGGGGTCGGTCAGTGTCGGCGCCCAGGGCGGCGGTGTCACCCAGCTCAACCTGGTGCTCACCGCGGCATCGGACTCACCGGACTCCCAGGCTGCGCTCGACGAGGTCCGGACCGTGACGGCCGAGGTCCCGCAGACCCATGTGGGCGGCACGGCGGCCGAGGCAGCCGACACCGCCGACGCCGGAGCGCGCGACCGACTGGTCATCCTGCCGCTCATCCTCGGCCTGGTGCTCGTGGCACTGATGGGCATCCTGCGCTCTGTGCTGGCCCCCGTGATCCTGGTGGCCAGCGTGATCGCCAGCTTCGCCGCCGCCCTCGGGGTGTCGTGGTGGCTGTTCACCGAGGTGCTGGGCTTCAGCGGTCTTGACCCGATCGTGCCGCTCTACTCCTTCCTCTTCCTGGTCGCCCTCGGCGTGGACTACAACATCTTCCTGATCACGCGGACCCTGGAGGAGGCCCGCGCGGTCGGGACCCGCGAGGGGGTGCTCCGTGCCCTGTCCGCCACCGGCGGGGTGATCACCAGCGCCGGCATCCTGCTGGCCGCAGTGTTCGCCGTGCTCGGGGTGCTGCCCCTCGTGGTGCTGGCCCAGGTCGGCGCGGTGATCTGCATCGGCGTGCTCCTGGACACGCTGCTCGTGCGGACCGTCCTCGTCCCGGCGATCGTCCTCATCCTCGGTGAGCGCTTCTGGTGGCCCAGACGGGTGGAGCGGGTCAGGCAGGTCGGGCAGGTCGGGCAGGTCGAGGCAGTCCAGCCGGCGGCGCCGGCACCCAGTGAGGCGGGACGCCACCGAGAGAGTTGA
- a CDS encoding ATP-binding cassette domain-containing protein, protein MTDIIQARGLVKRYGEVTALDGLDLTVPEGTVLGLLGPNGAGKTTAVRILTTLLRADEGHATVAGVDVAKDPQGVRSRIGLSGQYAAVDEYLTGFENLDMVGRLYGLGRARSRERARELLERFSLSDAGDRPSKTYSGGMRRRLDLAAALVAAPPVLVLDEPTTGLDVRARQEMWDVIRELVSSGSTLLLTTQYLEEADLLADDIIVIDHGRAIAHGTADELKSQVGGERVELVVADDGDARAAFAALATVATSEVQRSAGGKRLSARVDTGQRALAQVLHRLEEAGVEVLDIGLRRPTLDDVFLELTGHAAEEHQSEQEPEPERELVGSEEGSR, encoded by the coding sequence ATGACAGACATTATTCAGGCCAGGGGACTGGTCAAGAGATATGGCGAGGTGACGGCCCTGGACGGGCTGGACCTGACCGTGCCTGAGGGCACGGTGCTTGGCCTGCTGGGTCCCAACGGCGCGGGCAAGACCACAGCCGTGCGCATCCTGACCACCCTGCTGCGGGCCGATGAGGGTCATGCCACAGTTGCCGGGGTCGACGTCGCCAAGGACCCGCAGGGTGTGCGCTCGCGGATCGGACTGTCGGGACAGTACGCAGCTGTCGATGAGTACCTGACCGGCTTTGAGAACCTCGACATGGTGGGTCGGCTCTATGGGCTGGGACGTGCCCGCTCGAGGGAACGAGCCCGCGAGCTGCTCGAGCGGTTCAGTCTGTCCGACGCCGGCGACCGGCCGTCCAAGACCTACTCCGGTGGCATGCGACGTCGGCTTGATCTGGCCGCCGCCCTGGTCGCCGCGCCGCCGGTGCTGGTCCTGGACGAGCCCACCACCGGTCTGGACGTGCGGGCCCGCCAGGAGATGTGGGACGTGATCCGTGAGCTGGTCAGCAGCGGCAGCACCTTGCTGCTGACCACGCAATACCTCGAGGAGGCCGACCTGCTCGCGGACGACATCATCGTGATCGACCACGGGCGGGCGATCGCCCACGGCACCGCTGATGAGCTGAAGAGCCAGGTCGGCGGCGAGCGGGTGGAACTGGTCGTGGCGGACGACGGGGACGCTCGCGCTGCCTTCGCCGCCCTGGCGACCGTCGCGACCAGCGAGGTCCAGCGATCGGCCGGCGGCAAGCGGCTCAGCGCTCGGGTCGACACCGGTCAGCGGGCGCTGGCGCAGGTGCTGCACCGGCTCGAGGAGGCCGGGGTCGAGGTGCTCGACATCGGCCTGCGCAGGCCCACCCTGGACGACGTCTTCCTGGAGTTGACCGGCCACGCGGCCGAGGAGCACCAGAGCGAGCAGGAGCCGGAGCCGGAGCGTGAGCTCGTCGGCTCGGAGGAGGGATCCCGATGA
- a CDS encoding aldo/keto reductase has product MTKSTIPNVELNNGVTIPQVGFGVFQVPEGETQRTVEQALEAGYRHIDTAAAYYNEAEVGAAIKASGIPREDIFVTTKLRNGDHGAESALAAFETSRKAMGLDVVDLYLVHWPYPSADKYIETWKSFEKLYAEGAVRAIGVSNFLPQFLERLLAETDVVPAVNQIELHPTFQQTSTQDASRAAGIAVEAYSPLGQGKDLDAAAVTAAAERLGVTTGQVVLRWHVQQGTIVIPKSVTPARIASNLDLFSFELSDEDMGAVSALDTDERIGADPATAAFTQVRS; this is encoded by the coding sequence ATGACGAAATCCACCATCCCCAACGTCGAGCTCAACAACGGCGTCACCATCCCGCAGGTCGGCTTCGGCGTCTTCCAGGTCCCCGAGGGCGAGACCCAGCGCACCGTCGAGCAGGCACTGGAGGCGGGCTACCGGCACATCGACACCGCCGCGGCCTACTACAACGAGGCCGAGGTCGGGGCCGCGATCAAGGCCAGCGGCATCCCGCGCGAGGACATCTTCGTCACCACCAAGCTGCGCAACGGCGACCACGGGGCGGAGTCGGCACTGGCGGCCTTTGAGACCAGTCGCAAGGCGATGGGGCTGGACGTCGTCGACCTCTACCTCGTGCACTGGCCCTACCCGAGCGCCGACAAGTACATCGAGACCTGGAAGTCCTTCGAGAAGCTGTATGCCGAGGGCGCCGTCCGCGCGATCGGTGTCTCGAACTTCCTCCCGCAGTTCCTCGAGCGCCTGCTGGCCGAGACCGACGTGGTCCCGGCCGTCAACCAGATCGAACTCCACCCCACCTTCCAGCAGACCTCTACCCAGGACGCGAGCCGGGCCGCGGGCATCGCGGTCGAGGCCTACTCGCCGCTGGGTCAGGGCAAGGACCTTGACGCCGCGGCGGTGACCGCCGCCGCCGAGCGCCTGGGTGTGACGACCGGCCAGGTCGTGCTGCGCTGGCACGTCCAGCAGGGGACCATCGTGATCCCCAAGTCCGTCACCCCGGCGCGCATCGCCTCCAACCTGGACCTGTTCTCCTTTGAGCTGTCGGATGAGGACATGGGCGCGGTCAGCGCGCTGGACACCGACGAGCGCATCGGGGCGGACCCGGCGACCGCGGCGTTCACGCAGGTGCGTTCCTGA